A stretch of the Candidatus Methylopumilus planktonicus genome encodes the following:
- a CDS encoding arginyltransferase, whose translation MSLPDELSSHKIQFYVTTSYACGYIEGRASQSLVATPHHLISQKHFDDLIKKGFRRSGKFTYKPYCELCHACIPIRINVKNFMRSKNFKRVIKNHQHLQASLLPLSFHEDHFRLYLEYQKNRHEKVSANDEDVNQYSEFLLQSNIDSRLIQFQDQGDLKIVSFVDIVKNGISAVYTFFDTSDKSVSYGTYSILWLINWCIEKKLDYVYLGYWIQESKKMNYKTHFKPFELFINNEWRSFNSEHDTIQLLNNIK comes from the coding sequence ATGAGCCTTCCTGACGAATTATCGAGTCATAAGATTCAATTCTATGTCACTACGAGTTATGCCTGTGGTTATATAGAAGGTCGTGCATCCCAATCATTAGTTGCGACACCTCATCACCTCATAAGCCAAAAACACTTCGATGATCTTATAAAGAAGGGTTTTCGAAGAAGTGGTAAATTCACATACAAACCTTATTGTGAACTTTGTCATGCATGCATTCCTATTCGCATCAATGTTAAGAATTTTATGCGCTCAAAAAACTTCAAGAGAGTTATCAAAAACCATCAGCATCTTCAAGCTTCCCTGCTACCACTTTCTTTTCATGAAGATCATTTCAGGCTTTATTTGGAATATCAAAAAAATAGACATGAAAAAGTGAGCGCAAATGATGAAGACGTAAATCAGTACAGTGAATTTTTATTACAAAGTAATATTGATAGTCGATTAATTCAATTTCAAGATCAAGGCGATTTAAAAATTGTTAGTTTTGTCGATATAGTTAAAAACGGTATCTCTGCGGTTTATACATTTTTTGATACGAGCGACAAATCTGTCAGTTATGGTACTTATTCCATACTGTGGCTCATCAATTGGTGTATTGAAAAAAAACTAGATTATGTTTATTTGGGCTACTGGATTCAAGAGAGCAAAAAGATGAATTACAAAACTCACTTTAAGCCTTTTGAGCTTTTCATAAATAACGAATGGCGATCATTTAATAGTGAACATGATACAATTCAATTGTTAAACAATATCAAATAA
- the ispF gene encoding 2-C-methyl-D-erythritol 2,4-cyclodiphosphate synthase, whose translation MIKVGQGFDVHQLVNGRKCIIGGVEIPFHKGLDGHSDADVLLHAIADAICGAAGLGDIGKHFPNTDPSIKNIDSRDILKKVILLIQEKKYSIINIDATVICELPKLAAYIDLMKNNIALDCNIDIHAVNVKATTTETLGFAGRGEGIAAQAICLLESK comes from the coding sequence ATGATAAAAGTTGGACAAGGTTTTGATGTTCATCAGTTAGTGAACGGCAGAAAATGTATTATTGGAGGAGTTGAAATTCCTTTTCATAAGGGATTGGACGGCCATTCAGATGCGGATGTTCTTTTACATGCAATTGCTGATGCAATATGTGGTGCAGCTGGGCTTGGAGATATAGGCAAGCATTTTCCAAATACAGACCCATCTATTAAAAATATAGACTCCAGAGACATTTTGAAGAAAGTAATTTTATTAATTCAAGAAAAAAAATATTCGATTATTAATATTGATGCCACAGTAATTTGTGAATTACCTAAATTAGCAGCGTATATTGACCTAATGAAAAATAATATTGCATTAGATTGTAATATAGATATTCACGCAGTGAATGTGAAAGCAACAACAACTGAAACTCTAGGATTCGCTGGAAGAGGCGAAGGTATTGCAGCTCAGGCTATTTGTTTATTAGAGTCTAAATAG
- a CDS encoding ammonium transporter has translation MDNLIGANDVLFVLLGAVMVLAMHAGFAFLEVGTVRHKNQVNALVKILVDFSVSTLAYFFIGYGIAYGVSFLSPAETLSAKNGYELVKFFFLLTFAAAIPAIISGGIAERAKFNSQLAATFALVGFVYPFFEGIAWNNHLGVQSFLEGNFGFKFHDFAGSVVVHAMGGWIALAAVLLLGARHGRYGKDGRLHAYPPSNFPFLALGAWILTVGWFGFNVMSAQTANGISGLVAINSLMALAGGTIAALVVGKNDPGFIHNGPLAGLVAVCAGSDIFHPIGALITGLVAGILFVWTFTLTQNRLKIDDVLGVWPLHGLCGAWGGIAAGIFGSTYFGGMGGVSFASQLIGTLLGVLIALIGGFLVYGTLKHFFGIRLTQEEEFNGADISIHKTAANAED, from the coding sequence ATGGATAACTTAATTGGTGCAAATGATGTTTTATTTGTTTTATTGGGCGCAGTTATGGTGCTAGCTATGCATGCAGGCTTCGCATTTTTAGAGGTTGGCACTGTTCGTCATAAAAACCAAGTCAATGCGCTTGTTAAAATCCTTGTCGATTTTTCAGTATCTACACTGGCCTACTTTTTTATAGGCTATGGCATTGCCTATGGCGTGAGTTTCTTGTCACCCGCAGAAACTCTGTCTGCTAAAAATGGTTATGAACTCGTTAAGTTTTTCTTTTTACTTACTTTTGCTGCAGCTATTCCTGCAATTATATCGGGTGGTATAGCTGAAAGAGCTAAATTCAATTCTCAATTAGCAGCTACTTTTGCTTTGGTTGGCTTCGTATATCCATTTTTTGAAGGTATTGCTTGGAATAATCATTTAGGGGTCCAATCTTTCCTTGAAGGTAATTTTGGGTTTAAATTCCACGATTTTGCAGGTTCAGTAGTTGTCCATGCCATGGGGGGTTGGATAGCTTTAGCGGCTGTTTTATTACTTGGGGCAAGACATGGTAGATATGGTAAAGATGGAAGGCTGCATGCTTACCCGCCATCTAATTTCCCCTTTTTGGCTTTAGGTGCTTGGATCCTAACTGTAGGGTGGTTTGGTTTTAACGTTATGTCAGCGCAAACAGCGAATGGTATTTCAGGCCTTGTAGCAATTAATTCTCTAATGGCATTAGCGGGTGGGACTATAGCAGCTCTTGTCGTTGGAAAAAATGATCCCGGTTTTATCCATAACGGGCCACTTGCAGGTCTTGTAGCAGTGTGTGCAGGATCAGATATTTTTCATCCCATTGGCGCTCTGATTACGGGTTTAGTCGCAGGTATTCTTTTTGTATGGACCTTTACTCTTACACAAAATCGTTTAAAAATTGATGATGTGTTGGGTGTGTGGCCATTGCATGGACTTTGTGGTGCGTGGGGCGGTATTGCCGCAGGCATTTTTGGATCAACTTATTTTGGTGGCATGGGAGGTGTTAGCTTTGCATCTCAACTTATAGGAACTTTATTAGGCGTATTGATAGCACTTATCGGTGGATTCCTAGTTTACGGCACCCTTAAGCATTTCTTTGGTATTCGATTAACCCAAGAAGAAGAATTTAATGGTGCTGATATTTCGATTCATAAAACTGCAGCTAACGCAGAAGATTAA
- the aat gene encoding leucyl/phenylalanyl-tRNA--protein transferase — protein MDQWIKTNFGSIAFLSNHDPFPKTDQALIEPNGLIAISKTLEAKKIIEAYKQGIFPWFNKHEPILWWSPDPRLILFPEDLKISSSLYKKINKNNYQFLIDKDFSSVIKFCSEIKRKGQDGTWIDDRIINAYSELHRLKVAHSFEIYFNENLVGGLYGIVLDGVFFGESMFHYERDASKMAFVLAIQYLKNIGIKMVDCQMKTNHLLSLGAKEISRDRFIQLLNTYIKT, from the coding sequence ATGGATCAATGGATAAAAACTAATTTTGGTTCCATCGCTTTTCTTAGTAATCATGACCCCTTTCCGAAGACTGATCAAGCCCTTATTGAGCCGAATGGTCTTATTGCAATATCCAAAACACTTGAAGCTAAAAAAATTATTGAAGCTTATAAACAAGGTATCTTTCCTTGGTTTAATAAACACGAACCTATTTTATGGTGGTCACCTGATCCAAGATTAATATTATTTCCTGAAGATCTTAAAATTTCATCATCTTTATATAAGAAAATTAATAAAAATAATTATCAATTTTTAATAGACAAGGATTTTTCATCTGTCATTAAATTTTGTAGTGAAATAAAAAGAAAAGGCCAGGATGGTACATGGATTGACGATCGTATTATTAATGCATACTCAGAATTACATCGGCTGAAAGTTGCCCATTCTTTTGAGATCTATTTTAATGAAAATCTTGTCGGCGGCCTTTATGGAATAGTTCTAGATGGGGTTTTCTTTGGTGAATCCATGTTTCATTATGAAAGAGACGCCTCTAAAATGGCTTTTGTTCTTGCCATTCAGTATCTAAAAAATATAGGTATTAAGATGGTAGACTGTCAGATGAAAACGAATCATCTTTTAAGTTTAGGTGCTAAAGAGATTTCTCGTGACCGTTTTATTCAATTACTTAATACTTACATTAAAACATGA
- the ispD gene encoding 2-C-methyl-D-erythritol 4-phosphate cytidylyltransferase — translation MLKFPMAKFHIIIPAAGSGSRMGLDQPKQYLKIHKQTFIERVIRVFENIPLVDSIHIALKPKDDLWNTLNLSLSSKVNVHYCGGESRAKTVLNTLETIKTHMNDSDWILVHDAARPGVQEKDVIHLIETLKNDPVGGLLAYPIADTIKKSDKEDRVIDSPLRDHLWQAQTPQMYRYKMLIDALKSFDGIPTDESQAIERLGMKPKLIKGDFKNFKVTYQEDLSILEHLITE, via the coding sequence ATGTTAAAATTTCCCATGGCGAAATTTCATATCATTATTCCTGCAGCAGGCTCAGGTTCCAGAATGGGATTGGACCAGCCCAAACAGTACCTTAAAATTCACAAACAAACTTTCATTGAAAGAGTTATTCGTGTTTTTGAAAATATTCCCCTTGTCGATTCTATTCATATTGCACTTAAGCCAAAAGATGATCTTTGGAACACACTTAATCTTTCTTTGTCATCAAAAGTGAATGTGCATTATTGTGGCGGAGAATCTCGAGCTAAGACAGTTCTTAATACATTAGAAACAATAAAAACTCATATGAACGACAGTGATTGGATTTTAGTTCATGATGCAGCGCGACCAGGCGTCCAAGAAAAAGATGTTATTCATCTAATAGAGACATTAAAAAATGATCCAGTAGGCGGCTTGCTTGCATACCCCATAGCAGACACTATAAAAAAATCTGACAAAGAAGATAGGGTTATTGATTCGCCATTAAGAGATCATTTATGGCAAGCACAAACACCTCAAATGTATAGGTATAAAATGCTAATCGACGCACTTAAGTCATTTGATGGTATTCCAACCGATGAGTCTCAAGCAATCGAACGGTTAGGAATGAAGCCAAAATTAATTAAAGGCGATTTTAAAAATTTCAAAGTAACTTATCAAGAAGATCTTAGTATTCTTGAGCATTTAATCACTGAATAG
- a CDS encoding DUF3301 domain-containing protein, whose amino-acid sequence MKIIFKITFMLEYILLVLLIVTVWFWIDTISKRELAIQLGKNLSKQFDLQFLDETVACEKITLKRNEKGQVAILRCYEFMVSSSTNDRIKCNLFLLGKHLHNWHIPPYISMEI is encoded by the coding sequence ATGAAGATCATTTTTAAAATTACATTTATGCTTGAATATATCCTTCTTGTTTTACTTATTGTGACCGTTTGGTTTTGGATTGATACAATCTCAAAACGTGAGCTTGCCATTCAACTTGGGAAAAATTTATCTAAGCAATTTGATCTTCAGTTTTTAGATGAGACAGTTGCATGCGAAAAAATTACATTAAAACGAAATGAAAAAGGTCAGGTTGCCATATTAAGATGTTACGAATTTATGGTGAGCAGCTCCACAAACGATCGAATCAAATGTAATCTTTTCCTCTTAGGAAAGCATTTACATAACTGGCATATCCCGCCCTACATCAGCATGGAAATTTAA
- the aroA gene encoding 3-phosphoshikimate 1-carboxyvinyltransferase, whose product MANQKKLKAVQSVSGKVTLPGSKSITNRILLLSAMADGITTMIGPLVSNDTRHMIEALVKLQVDLKQKDNGDILIHGTRGSFKNKSAEIFLGNAGTAFRPLTAALSFSNGQYTLSGSPRMHERPIKDLVDALLQLNVDIKYLNQDGYPPLNISPSEIVIQGPIKIRGDISSQFLTALLMAIPLTKKEVVIEIVGDLISKPYIDITLNLMARFGIHVKKIGWENFIIPGSSKYVSPGEIFVEGDASSASYFLAAGALAGDIEVKGIGKNSIQGDVKFAEALELMGADINILEGSIQVSKIETLQAISLDCNHIPDAAMTLAVLALFAKGATKLFNIGSWRVKETDRIKAMATELRKLGAAVIEGEDFIEITPPLRIKEHVEIDTYDDHRMAMCFSLVSLKNIPITINDPACVNKTFPTYFEVLESIVKT is encoded by the coding sequence ATGGCAAATCAAAAGAAATTAAAAGCTGTTCAATCTGTTTCTGGCAAAGTCACCCTCCCTGGATCTAAAAGTATCACCAATCGCATTCTTCTTTTGTCTGCAATGGCAGATGGTATAACAACTATGATCGGTCCACTTGTATCAAATGACACACGTCATATGATTGAAGCATTAGTAAAACTTCAAGTTGATCTTAAGCAAAAAGATAACGGTGACATTCTTATTCATGGCACACGGGGTAGTTTTAAAAATAAATCAGCTGAAATTTTTCTAGGTAATGCGGGTACTGCATTTAGACCTTTAACTGCAGCTTTGTCTTTTTCTAATGGCCAATACACACTAAGCGGTTCGCCCCGAATGCATGAGCGCCCCATTAAAGATCTTGTCGACGCACTCTTGCAATTAAATGTAGATATAAAATATCTTAATCAAGACGGCTACCCTCCATTAAATATTTCTCCATCTGAAATTGTTATTCAAGGTCCTATAAAAATTAGGGGTGATATTTCAAGTCAATTCTTAACAGCTCTTCTAATGGCGATTCCACTTACAAAAAAAGAAGTGGTTATTGAAATCGTGGGTGATTTAATTTCAAAACCTTATATTGATATTACGCTTAATCTGATGGCGCGATTTGGTATACATGTTAAAAAAATAGGCTGGGAAAATTTTATTATTCCGGGTTCAAGTAAGTATGTGAGTCCAGGTGAAATATTTGTTGAAGGTGACGCATCATCAGCTTCTTATTTTTTAGCTGCGGGAGCGCTTGCAGGCGATATCGAAGTTAAAGGTATTGGAAAAAATAGCATTCAAGGTGATGTAAAATTTGCTGAAGCTTTAGAGCTTATGGGCGCTGATATTAATATTCTTGAAGGATCAATTCAGGTTTCAAAAATCGAAACACTTCAAGCAATCAGCCTTGATTGTAATCACATTCCAGATGCTGCGATGACACTTGCAGTATTAGCCCTATTTGCAAAAGGCGCTACTAAACTTTTTAATATTGGAAGCTGGCGCGTTAAAGAAACTGATCGCATTAAAGCTATGGCGACTGAACTTAGAAAATTAGGTGCGGCTGTGATTGAGGGTGAAGATTTTATTGAAATCACACCCCCTCTTAGGATTAAAGAGCATGTTGAGATTGATACTTATGACGACCATCGAATGGCTATGTGTTTTTCACTGGTAAGCCTCAAAAATATCCCAATCACAATAAACGACCCAGCGTGTGTCAACAAAACATTTCCAACTTACTTTGAGGTTTTGGAAAGTATAGTAAAGACATAA
- a CDS encoding Hsp33 family molecular chaperone HslO yields MHNSEDKLHRFIFENTDIRGNYVRLSHAIEEATQHQALPQNLHAILGELMVASSLLASTLKLDGSLTLQIQTNGPLKLLIAECNGNLGMRGTVKWRGAIESLTPIDLIKEGHFIITLIQKNAKTPYQGIVPMEGNSISELLENYMIRSEQIQTKLWIYSQNDIFHGLLIQKLPFNSSAEELNQDEMKNIWERIVESANQSFSELRPELEVSEILQNVFSSETIRLYDPTHLGFACSCSKKSVENMLQLIGKEECNSIIEEQASITIHCDFCNECYQYSEDEVDFVFNESNNSVNH; encoded by the coding sequence ATGCATAACTCAGAAGACAAATTACATCGATTTATTTTTGAAAACACAGATATTCGGGGTAACTACGTAAGGCTAAGTCATGCAATCGAAGAGGCTACGCAACATCAAGCGCTACCTCAGAATCTTCATGCCATATTGGGAGAGCTTATGGTGGCAAGCTCTCTCCTCGCTTCAACACTCAAGCTTGACGGCTCACTGACGTTGCAAATTCAAACCAATGGACCACTCAAATTATTAATCGCTGAATGTAATGGAAATTTAGGGATGCGGGGCACGGTTAAATGGAGAGGTGCTATTGAATCTCTGACGCCAATAGACCTTATTAAAGAAGGCCACTTCATTATTACTTTAATTCAAAAAAATGCAAAAACGCCCTATCAAGGCATCGTGCCTATGGAAGGAAACTCAATCAGTGAACTTCTTGAAAATTATATGATAAGGTCAGAGCAGATTCAAACCAAACTCTGGATCTATTCTCAAAATGATATTTTTCATGGCCTTCTTATTCAAAAGCTTCCATTTAATTCTTCAGCGGAGGAATTAAATCAAGATGAAATGAAAAATATTTGGGAAAGAATTGTTGAATCTGCTAACCAATCGTTTAGTGAGCTTCGTCCTGAATTAGAAGTATCTGAGATTCTTCAGAATGTATTTTCATCAGAAACAATTCGCTTATACGATCCAACTCACCTTGGCTTTGCCTGTAGCTGCTCCAAAAAAAGTGTTGAAAACATGCTTCAGCTTATTGGAAAGGAAGAATGTAACTCCATCATTGAAGAGCAAGCTTCCATAACAATTCACTGCGATTTCTGCAATGAGTGCTATCAATATTCAGAAGATGAAGTAGATTTTGTATTTAACGAATCGAATAACTCGGTTAATCACTAA
- a CDS encoding TraB/GumN family protein, whose translation MKRFFILVILLLNIVPIAYASERGLFWKLKAPNGSTHYLFGTMHTDDNRIIKFLPIVKKSVNASDLLLVEIAPNDHSQNLFMQNHSLVTDLNEIELQQIKKLAEFHVMHFENAIRMKPWLLAIIFDSPKPHTEFNQDYLLTAMAEDLDKEVIGLESSQEHFATMDSLSNDEQLIILRAVLKKTEKEKLSDYNLLMKQYVSGDVEQIRKTDERLTGKLMPEAMWAKIKVKLMGERNKKMAIKIKELSKDKQLFIAVGASHLAGQDGLLNQLRDSGFKMSPIKAFE comes from the coding sequence ATGAAACGTTTTTTTATATTAGTTATTTTACTCTTAAATATAGTCCCAATCGCTTACGCTAGTGAGCGAGGGTTGTTCTGGAAATTAAAAGCACCCAATGGCTCGACGCATTATTTATTCGGTACTATGCATACTGATGACAATAGAATTATTAAGTTCCTACCTATTGTTAAAAAATCCGTCAATGCATCAGATCTTCTTTTAGTAGAAATTGCGCCCAACGATCACTCACAAAATCTTTTTATGCAGAATCATTCCCTAGTCACGGATTTAAATGAGATAGAGCTGCAGCAAATTAAAAAACTAGCAGAATTTCATGTCATGCATTTTGAGAATGCTATAAGAATGAAGCCTTGGCTCTTAGCTATTATTTTTGATTCACCCAAGCCCCATACCGAATTCAATCAGGACTATCTTTTAACGGCAATGGCAGAGGATTTAGATAAAGAAGTTATAGGGCTTGAGTCATCACAAGAGCATTTTGCTACGATGGATTCTCTCTCTAACGATGAACAATTAATAATACTTAGGGCGGTTTTAAAAAAAACAGAGAAAGAAAAATTATCTGATTACAATTTACTCATGAAACAATACGTCTCAGGTGATGTTGAGCAAATACGAAAAACTGATGAACGATTAACAGGTAAATTAATGCCAGAAGCTATGTGGGCTAAAATTAAAGTTAAGCTTATGGGTGAGAGAAATAAGAAGATGGCCATAAAAATTAAAGAGCTTTCAAAAGATAAACAATTATTTATTGCAGTCGGCGCATCCCATTTAGCAGGTCAGGACGGCTTGTTAAATCAGTTAAGAGATTCAGGCTTTAAAATGTCACCTATAAAAGCATTTGAATAA
- a CDS encoding TrmH family RNA methyltransferase — protein sequence MKRQLISSRGNQHFKHLKKLSESPRYRYEVQQTILDGIHLIESYAQRFGSPDSVALIQGSDINKISGYLNEDTQVLEFPAGLFSEIAPVMSPTGILASINIPHLDAPKKQNCILLLENIQDPGNLGSILRSASASGVDLVYLSDHCADLWSPKVLRGGQGAHFYLPCVENAVFSDITNTFEGKIFATELTGKSIFKENLKGPVAFIFGNEGSGLQSETISLTSHSIHIPMEMGIESLNVSAAVSICLYEKYRQENFSD from the coding sequence ATGAAACGCCAGTTAATTTCATCTCGTGGCAACCAACATTTTAAGCATTTAAAGAAACTTAGTGAATCCCCTCGTTATCGGTATGAAGTTCAGCAAACCATTCTAGACGGTATACACCTCATTGAGTCTTATGCTCAGCGCTTTGGCTCCCCAGACTCTGTGGCTTTAATTCAAGGTAGTGACATAAATAAGATCTCAGGATATTTAAATGAAGATACGCAAGTCTTAGAATTTCCAGCAGGACTTTTTTCTGAAATAGCTCCTGTTATGTCCCCGACAGGCATTCTTGCATCTATTAACATTCCACATTTAGATGCACCAAAAAAACAGAACTGTATTTTATTGTTGGAAAATATTCAAGACCCGGGTAATTTAGGAAGCATTTTAAGATCTGCAAGCGCCTCAGGCGTAGATCTTGTTTATTTGTCTGATCATTGTGCTGATTTATGGTCACCTAAAGTATTAAGAGGAGGGCAAGGCGCTCATTTTTATTTGCCATGTGTTGAGAATGCTGTTTTTTCTGACATTACAAATACTTTCGAGGGAAAAATTTTTGCAACTGAATTAACTGGAAAATCTATTTTTAAAGAAAACTTAAAAGGGCCCGTTGCTTTTATTTTTGGCAACGAAGGAAGTGGCCTTCAGTCAGAAACTATAAGTTTGACTTCGCATTCCATTCATATCCCTATGGAAATGGGGATTGAATCATTGAACGTTTCTGCTGCTGTATCGATATGTTTATATGAAAAATATAGGCAAGAAAATTTTAGTGATTAA
- a CDS encoding prephenate dehydrogenase, whose amino-acid sequence MNKILIFGVGLIGGSIALSTKKSGIASDIVGVGRNQDNLNDAIKLKLIDRTSQELNKDIAEAHIIIIATPVAQFSSILKTIQPHLSSHTIITDVGSTKTSVIESAKEILGSQYSQFIGSHPIAGSEKHGATAAHIDLFKGKNVILTPDQDTSPRAKEVIELLWKNAGAIVSNMSHGDHDKIFSTISHLPHLLAFSLVDMITQRTNANELLKFAASGFKDFTRIAASSPEMWKDITLANREFILEDIKHFENQIKLLKEAIEQEDAKKILALFENASKTRSEWSR is encoded by the coding sequence GTGAATAAAATTCTTATTTTTGGTGTAGGTCTTATTGGCGGATCTATTGCACTCTCCACAAAAAAATCAGGTATCGCTTCTGATATTGTAGGCGTCGGAAGAAACCAAGATAACCTTAATGATGCAATTAAACTTAAACTTATTGATCGCACGAGCCAAGAATTAAATAAAGATATTGCAGAAGCTCATATTATTATTATTGCGACACCTGTTGCTCAATTTTCCTCAATACTCAAAACGATTCAGCCACATTTATCTTCACATACGATTATCACCGATGTTGGAAGCACCAAAACAAGTGTAATTGAATCGGCAAAAGAAATTTTAGGTAGTCAATACTCACAATTTATTGGCAGTCACCCTATTGCTGGATCCGAAAAACATGGAGCAACTGCAGCCCATATTGATTTATTTAAAGGTAAAAATGTCATTTTAACGCCGGATCAAGACACATCTCCTCGAGCAAAAGAAGTGATTGAATTGCTCTGGAAAAATGCAGGCGCTATAGTTTCAAATATGTCCCATGGCGATCATGACAAAATATTTTCAACGATTAGTCATCTTCCTCATCTGTTAGCTTTTTCACTCGTGGATATGATTACCCAAAGAACAAATGCAAATGAACTTTTAAAATTCGCCGCAAGTGGATTTAAGGATTTTACAAGAATTGCAGCGAGCTCTCCTGAAATGTGGAAAGACATTACACTCGCAAATAGAGAATTTATTCTTGAAGATATTAAGCACTTTGAAAATCAAATTAAATTACTTAAGGAAGCTATTGAGCAAGAAGATGCAAAAAAGATTTTAGCTTTATTCGAAAACGCAAGTAAAACTCGAAGTGAATGGTCACGATAA